One window from the genome of Polynucleobacter sp. MWH-Svant-W18 encodes:
- a CDS encoding CorA family divalent cation transporter, translating to MEITQTPSTFPIAGVVFAWAMPATGNGYEIPLFEIEATLNDPNFSVWLHLNLSNTQVQRWLEKTTLVPERVVDLINEGENLSRIERIEKLDDCLLMVMNDFHQEFGDESADATLGTLWAIITPRLMISLRNNPLRTTDKLRFDLRNGQLNPTSAIELFHELLDLRAEQLRSLLVYLSANMDDLEENLLKGREFPEHESIGRIRIQCSRLRRHFSPELIALHRLLKRLPYWFSDDDKGRLQDDVDLLTYLVQEINGLYDRAKVLQDEQAAHVAEFNARNLQVLSVMTVIFLPMTLITGVMGMNMEDLPGLKGSFYEIMVLMAIAGAAVYAGLKLKRII from the coding sequence ATGGAAATCACGCAAACACCATCCACCTTCCCGATTGCAGGAGTAGTTTTTGCCTGGGCCATGCCAGCTACGGGGAATGGTTATGAGATTCCTTTATTTGAAATCGAAGCTACGTTAAATGATCCAAACTTCTCCGTTTGGCTGCATCTCAATCTATCCAATACCCAAGTTCAACGCTGGTTAGAGAAAACCACTCTGGTTCCAGAGCGAGTCGTTGACCTGATTAATGAGGGTGAAAATTTATCCCGTATAGAGCGGATTGAAAAGCTAGACGATTGTTTGTTGATGGTGATGAATGACTTTCACCAAGAGTTCGGTGATGAGAGTGCGGACGCTACTTTGGGAACCCTATGGGCCATCATCACGCCACGATTGATGATTTCTCTACGGAATAACCCCTTAAGAACTACCGATAAGCTCCGCTTTGACCTGAGAAACGGTCAACTCAACCCAACTTCGGCTATTGAACTGTTTCACGAACTATTAGATTTGCGGGCAGAACAATTGCGTTCTTTATTGGTTTACTTATCAGCCAATATGGATGATTTAGAGGAAAACTTGCTCAAGGGCAGGGAATTCCCGGAGCATGAGAGCATAGGCAGAATTCGTATACAGTGCAGCCGCTTACGTAGACATTTTTCTCCAGAGCTCATTGCCTTACATAGATTGCTCAAGCGTTTACCGTATTGGTTTTCGGATGATGACAAGGGCAGGCTGCAGGACGATGTTGATCTTTTAACATATCTAGTTCAAGAAATTAACGGCTTATACGATCGTGCCAAGGTTCTTCAAGATGAACAGGCTGCCCACGTTGCAGAATTCAATGCTAGAAACTTGCAGGTCTTGTCTGTCATGACCGTGATCTTCTTACCGATGACTTTGATTACTGGAGTCATGGGCATGAATATGGAAGATCTTCCGGGTCTAAAAGGGTCTTTTTATGAGATCATGGTTCTCATGGCAATCGCTGGTGCAGCAGTTTATGCAGGCTTAAAGCTCAAAAGAATTATCTAA